Proteins from one Pontibacter korlensis genomic window:
- a CDS encoding T9SS type A sorting domain-containing protein has product MKKTFTLLYILVASLCARAQQDPLRFQMTQAIPVSTPEGQLTDPWSGGLNAPQFSTIDLNQDGQEDLFIFDRQLRKIFTWLAVQEEGKWQYKYAPEYEAFFPTDLDNWVLLRDYDCDGLKDIFTNSPLGIRVFRQEQAEQGKLQFSLVTDGLRYGTRQVNMQMNGADVPAITDIDGDGDLDVLITNFAQGYFLELYRNMQVEQGQPCGTLQFVQQTNWWGGITECEHCNDFKFGEQCGGHHEQSIAAPTHSGHDGSSLLLLDMDADGDMELVMGGVACENLVLMENRGTPDNALMTDFSPVFPASNPISFNLYPAAYYEDVTFDGVPDLLAAPQVHQEIWNMDFMNSTWLYRNTGDANMPAFDFVKDSFLQDQMINLSEGAYPAFADLDGDGDLDMLVGNDASYRNGVYGGSVSFYRNTGTPATPAFALVTDDFLGLHSRSVYTIKPTFADINGDGAMDLVLTFKSAQAGSTRITYLQNLAAAGQPAAYDMAYLQVLLRVADGDSPAFADLDGDGDLDLVLGKAASNLEFYRNTGTASAPVYTLESSSFGGLDYDFERRFLHSSIYDIDGDGSLDLLTVDESGELRIFRNISENQHGTFTAETKVLENTLTQQVQATQLGKGLSITAAPLGGANKQYLVLGSKGGGLYLLEQTAGNVAGPDAGEKLTLRVYPNPHDKSREEPVRVQASEPVLLEVYDLVGKRAYRSQANKYSRTHTLSVAELQSGIYIIRAVSEKGGQTSSKLMVR; this is encoded by the coding sequence ATGAAGAAAACTTTTACACTCCTGTATATACTTGTGGCTTCCCTTTGTGCTAGGGCACAGCAGGATCCGCTAAGGTTTCAGATGACCCAAGCCATACCTGTATCCACACCAGAAGGGCAACTCACCGACCCCTGGAGTGGGGGACTAAATGCACCGCAGTTCTCTACCATAGACCTGAACCAGGATGGGCAGGAAGACCTCTTTATTTTCGACAGGCAGCTGCGCAAAATATTTACCTGGCTGGCTGTGCAGGAGGAGGGGAAGTGGCAATATAAATACGCGCCGGAGTATGAGGCATTTTTTCCGACAGATCTTGATAATTGGGTTTTGCTCCGGGATTATGATTGCGATGGGCTAAAGGACATTTTTACAAACTCTCCTCTGGGTATACGGGTGTTTAGGCAGGAACAAGCAGAGCAAGGAAAGTTGCAGTTCTCTCTGGTTACGGATGGCTTGCGCTATGGCACAAGGCAGGTAAACATGCAGATGAACGGTGCCGATGTGCCTGCCATTACAGACATTGACGGTGATGGCGATTTAGATGTGTTGATCACAAACTTCGCTCAAGGTTACTTCCTGGAGCTCTACCGCAATATGCAGGTGGAGCAGGGCCAGCCCTGCGGTACGTTACAGTTTGTGCAGCAGACCAATTGGTGGGGAGGTATTACGGAGTGCGAGCACTGCAACGATTTTAAGTTTGGCGAGCAGTGTGGCGGCCATCATGAGCAAAGTATAGCTGCACCCACACATTCCGGCCACGATGGCTCCTCCTTGTTACTGTTGGATATGGATGCCGATGGTGACATGGAATTGGTTATGGGCGGAGTTGCTTGTGAGAACCTTGTGCTGATGGAAAACAGGGGTACGCCTGACAATGCACTAATGACTGACTTTAGCCCGGTTTTTCCAGCCTCAAATCCCATTAGCTTTAACCTCTATCCTGCAGCATACTATGAGGATGTAACGTTTGACGGAGTGCCTGATTTGTTAGCAGCACCGCAGGTACATCAGGAAATTTGGAACATGGATTTTATGAATTCTACCTGGCTGTACCGCAACACAGGGGATGCCAACATGCCTGCATTTGATTTTGTGAAGGATAGTTTCTTGCAGGACCAGATGATAAACTTGAGTGAAGGAGCTTATCCAGCCTTTGCCGATCTGGATGGTGACGGTGACCTGGATATGTTGGTTGGCAACGATGCCAGCTACCGCAATGGCGTGTATGGGGGCTCTGTCAGTTTTTACCGCAATACCGGCACACCTGCAACTCCGGCTTTTGCGCTTGTTACTGATGACTTCCTGGGGCTGCACAGCCGCTCAGTTTATACTATAAAACCAACATTTGCTGATATAAACGGAGATGGAGCAATGGATCTTGTACTTACCTTTAAAAGTGCGCAAGCTGGATCCACACGGATAACTTATCTGCAGAACCTGGCTGCTGCAGGACAACCAGCCGCCTACGATATGGCATACCTACAGGTGCTGCTAAGAGTAGCAGATGGTGACTCGCCAGCTTTTGCCGACTTGGATGGTGACGGTGATCTGGACCTGGTGCTAGGTAAAGCTGCAAGTAACCTGGAGTTCTACCGCAATACTGGAACTGCCTCAGCACCGGTCTATACATTGGAAAGCAGTAGCTTCGGAGGGTTGGACTACGACTTTGAGCGCCGCTTCCTGCATTCTTCAATCTACGACATAGATGGTGATGGCTCTCTTGACTTACTGACAGTAGACGAAAGCGGTGAGCTGCGCATCTTCCGTAATATCTCCGAAAACCAACATGGCACCTTTACCGCTGAAACAAAAGTGCTGGAAAATACACTTACGCAGCAGGTGCAAGCAACCCAGTTAGGAAAGGGTTTAAGTATAACTGCCGCACCTTTAGGAGGAGCCAATAAGCAGTACCTGGTGCTAGGGTCAAAGGGTGGAGGGCTATACTTGCTGGAGCAGACTGCAGGTAATGTAGCAGGGCCAGATGCAGGCGAGAAACTTACGCTGCGAGTATATCCCAATCCTCATGATAAATCTCGTGAAGAGCCTGTAAGGGTACAGGCATCGGAGCCAGTGCTGCTGGAAGTATATGACTTAGTTGGTAAGCGTGCGTACCGTAGCCAAGCTAACAAGTATAGCCGTACCCATACGTTATCGGTGGCAGAACTGCAGTCCGGCATTTACATCATCCGGGCAGTGTCAGAAAAAGGCGGACAAACTTCTTCTAAACTGATGGTGCGGTAA
- a CDS encoding pyridoxal phosphate-dependent aminotransferase, which translates to MINYPTSKLPDVGTTIFTVMSTLANEHKAINLSQGFPDFNCPEPLMNLVTKYMHEGFNQYAPMAGLPQLRQKISLKTEKVYGYRPDPDTEVTVTSGATEALNAAISAVVKPGDEVMVLEPCYDSYVPVIRLCGGSPVFVPLSLPDFSVDWDQVKNRLSSRTRLIIINTPHNPTGAVMSRQDMNTLANLLNGTDILVLSDEVYEHMVFDGQEHFSVLQHPQLRERSFVVSSFGKTYHTTGWKVGYAVAPPQLSKELRKMHQFITFSTATPFQLAIADFMEEEAHYLELPNFYQAKRDFFLQQLQQTRFEFMPSAGTYFQLVKYNGITDEHDLDFAKRLTTETGVAAIPISAFYHDKTDNKYLRFCFAKSEETLRAAGEMLAKV; encoded by the coding sequence ATGATAAACTATCCCACGAGTAAACTTCCTGATGTAGGCACCACCATTTTTACTGTGATGTCGACGCTGGCCAACGAGCATAAGGCTATAAACTTGTCGCAGGGCTTCCCGGACTTCAACTGTCCGGAGCCACTCATGAACCTGGTGACAAAGTACATGCACGAAGGTTTTAACCAGTATGCACCCATGGCTGGCCTGCCACAGCTCCGCCAAAAGATCAGCCTGAAAACAGAGAAAGTATACGGATACCGCCCTGACCCTGACACGGAGGTAACTGTAACCTCTGGTGCCACAGAAGCGCTGAATGCGGCTATTTCAGCAGTAGTTAAGCCTGGCGATGAGGTAATGGTGCTGGAGCCTTGCTACGACAGTTATGTGCCGGTTATCCGGTTGTGCGGCGGTTCTCCGGTCTTTGTGCCTTTGTCTCTTCCAGACTTCTCCGTAGACTGGGACCAGGTGAAGAATCGCCTCTCCTCCCGCACACGCCTGATCATCATTAACACGCCCCATAACCCTACCGGCGCAGTAATGTCCAGGCAAGACATGAACACACTGGCCAACCTGTTGAACGGCACCGACATTCTGGTGCTAAGCGACGAGGTATATGAGCACATGGTGTTTGATGGGCAAGAGCATTTTAGCGTATTGCAGCATCCGCAGTTGCGCGAGCGAAGCTTTGTCGTTTCCTCCTTCGGGAAAACTTACCATACAACCGGCTGGAAAGTAGGCTATGCTGTAGCTCCGCCTCAGCTCAGCAAAGAACTGCGAAAAATGCACCAGTTCATTACTTTCAGCACGGCCACTCCTTTCCAACTGGCTATTGCCGATTTTATGGAAGAGGAAGCGCATTACCTGGAGCTGCCTAATTTTTACCAGGCCAAAAGAGACTTCTTTTTACAGCAACTGCAGCAAACCCGCTTCGAGTTTATGCCTTCTGCAGGCACTTACTTTCAGCTTGTAAAGTACAATGGTATTACGGATGAACACGACCTCGATTTTGCCAAACGCCTGACAACTGAGACGGGTGTGGCTGCCATACCAATTTCTGCCTTCTACCACGATAAAACTGATAATAAATACCTCCGCTTCTGTTTCGCTAAGAGCGAAGAGACCTTGCGAGCTGCCGGAGAGATGCTGGCTAAAGTATAG
- the mfd gene encoding transcription-repair coupling factor, whose amino-acid sequence MKVTDFLELYRLDGEVQTIAERLKANKAYRLQIKGLAGSQDSVLASAIYTLNPQHQLFVMHDKEEAAYFYTDLKNLLGETQEILLFPTSYKRPYSFDDTENANILMRAEVLNRLNQKTGKGELIVTYPEALTEKVINKKSLVENTLGAKVGEKLDTAFLSEMLAEYGFERTEFVYEAGQYAVRGGIVDVFSYANDLPYRIELFGDEIESIRTFDPDTQLSVETKKAISIIPNVQTKLLQETREAFLDFLPSNTTIWFKDIRLTLDVIDEYFDKASHSFEKMMSGSGGMQIVSDPEQLFQTQKQFKQLLENYNVVEIGKRFHFRSAEVIQLKAKPQPSFNKDFTRLVKDLHEQQGAGYVNVIATDSPRQINRLTMIFDELDHDVRFQHLPVSLREGFIDQSLKITCYTDHQLFDRFYQHKAKTGHSKTKAMTLKELRSLQPGDYVTHVDYGIGRFAGLEKVEVGGRLQEAIRLVYRDDDLLYVSIHSLHKISKYSGKEGGPPSMSKLGSPEWENKKKKVKSKVKDIAHELISLYAKRKAAPGYAFSKDGFLQAELESSFIYEDTPDQGKATEDVKADMEQPHPMDRLVCGDVGFGKTEVAIRAAFKAACDGKQVAVLVPTTILAMQHYRTFRDRLEQFPVTVDYINRFKTTKDTKETLKRVAEGKVDILIGTHRIVSKDVKFKDLGLLIIDEEQKFGVKTKDKLKEMRVNVDTLTLTATPIPRTLHFSLMGARDLSVIATPPPNRQPVKTELHVFDETLIRDAVVNEMKRGGQVFFVHNRIKDIEEIADMILRHVPDAKVTYAHGQMEPEKLEKRMMKFVNGEYDVLVSTNIIESGLDIENANTIIINRAHMFGLSDLHQMRGRVGRSNKKAYCYLLTPPVAGLPSDSRKRLSTLEEFSDLGEGFKIAMRDLDIRGAGNLLGGEQSGFITDLGFEMYHQVLDDAIKELKETEFRELFLKDNLAEFIEPVRECNIETDMEVLIPESYVSNISERLNLYSKLDSVKSLEELDRLTASIIDRFGPLPEAVQQLVEIVKLRWQAQQLGFEKLTIKKETMKGYLPSENNDKYFQSDVFGNILKYVQQHPRRSRLKEAKDKLIVIVEDIQNITDAKEVFEGFGVAAVTSV is encoded by the coding sequence ATGAAAGTAACTGATTTCCTAGAGCTTTACCGCCTCGATGGCGAGGTGCAGACCATCGCAGAGCGGCTAAAAGCAAATAAAGCTTACCGACTACAGATAAAGGGCCTGGCAGGAAGCCAGGATTCTGTGCTGGCGTCGGCAATCTACACGCTGAATCCACAGCACCAGCTCTTTGTAATGCACGACAAAGAGGAGGCCGCATACTTCTATACTGACCTTAAGAACCTGCTTGGCGAGACCCAGGAGATCTTACTCTTCCCGACTTCCTACAAGCGCCCCTACAGTTTCGACGACACCGAGAACGCTAATATACTTATGCGTGCCGAGGTGCTTAACCGCCTGAACCAGAAGACAGGCAAAGGCGAGTTAATCGTAACCTACCCGGAGGCGCTCACCGAGAAGGTGATCAACAAAAAGTCATTGGTAGAGAATACATTGGGAGCCAAGGTGGGCGAGAAGTTGGATACAGCTTTCCTAAGTGAGATGCTGGCTGAGTATGGCTTTGAGCGTACCGAGTTTGTGTACGAGGCGGGCCAGTATGCTGTGCGCGGTGGCATTGTGGACGTGTTTTCTTATGCGAACGACCTGCCGTACCGCATCGAACTCTTCGGCGACGAGATTGAAAGTATACGTACCTTCGACCCTGATACGCAGCTGTCGGTTGAGACGAAGAAAGCCATCTCCATTATACCCAATGTACAGACGAAGCTGCTGCAGGAAACGCGTGAGGCTTTCTTAGACTTTCTGCCCAGCAATACCACCATCTGGTTTAAGGACATTCGCCTGACACTGGATGTGATAGACGAGTACTTCGACAAGGCTTCGCATAGCTTTGAGAAGATGATGTCCGGTAGCGGTGGTATGCAGATTGTGTCGGACCCAGAGCAGCTTTTCCAGACGCAGAAGCAGTTTAAGCAGCTTCTGGAAAACTATAACGTGGTGGAGATAGGTAAGCGCTTTCACTTTAGGTCTGCTGAGGTAATACAGCTAAAAGCCAAGCCGCAGCCTTCGTTCAACAAAGACTTTACGCGTCTGGTAAAAGACCTGCACGAGCAGCAGGGGGCTGGCTATGTGAACGTCATTGCAACCGATTCGCCGCGCCAGATCAACCGCCTGACCATGATCTTCGATGAGCTGGACCACGACGTGCGTTTCCAGCACCTGCCTGTTTCGCTGCGCGAGGGCTTCATCGACCAGTCGCTCAAAATAACCTGCTATACCGATCACCAGCTGTTTGATCGCTTTTACCAGCACAAGGCCAAAACCGGGCATTCCAAAACCAAGGCCATGACGCTGAAGGAGCTGCGCTCGCTGCAGCCCGGCGACTACGTAACTCACGTAGATTATGGCATTGGCCGCTTTGCAGGCCTGGAGAAGGTGGAAGTAGGAGGCCGCCTGCAGGAGGCGATTCGCCTGGTATACCGCGACGACGATTTGCTTTATGTCAGCATTCACTCGCTGCACAAGATAAGCAAGTATAGCGGCAAAGAAGGTGGCCCGCCAAGTATGAGCAAACTGGGCTCGCCGGAGTGGGAGAATAAGAAGAAGAAGGTCAAAAGCAAGGTTAAAGATATTGCTCACGAGCTAATCAGCCTTTACGCCAAACGCAAAGCGGCACCAGGTTATGCTTTTAGCAAGGATGGCTTTTTACAGGCTGAGCTGGAGTCTTCGTTTATTTATGAAGACACTCCAGACCAGGGCAAAGCCACTGAGGACGTGAAGGCCGATATGGAGCAACCGCACCCAATGGACCGCCTCGTGTGCGGCGACGTGGGTTTTGGTAAGACAGAGGTAGCTATACGAGCCGCTTTCAAAGCTGCCTGCGACGGCAAGCAAGTGGCCGTGCTAGTACCGACAACCATACTTGCCATGCAACACTACCGCACCTTCCGCGATAGGCTAGAGCAGTTCCCGGTCACTGTAGATTACATCAACCGCTTTAAAACCACCAAGGATACCAAAGAAACCTTGAAGCGTGTTGCCGAAGGCAAAGTAGACATACTCATCGGCACGCACCGCATCGTGAGCAAGGATGTGAAGTTTAAGGACCTGGGCCTGCTGATTATTGACGAGGAGCAGAAGTTTGGCGTGAAGACAAAAGATAAGCTGAAGGAGATGCGCGTGAACGTTGATACCCTAACACTTACTGCCACACCAATACCACGAACGCTGCACTTCTCGCTGATGGGGGCCCGCGACCTTTCGGTTATTGCCACACCGCCGCCAAACCGCCAGCCGGTTAAAACAGAGCTGCACGTGTTCGACGAAACGTTGATCCGTGATGCTGTTGTAAACGAGATGAAGCGTGGCGGCCAGGTATTCTTTGTACATAACCGCATCAAAGATATTGAGGAGATTGCTGACATGATCCTGCGCCATGTACCAGACGCCAAAGTAACCTATGCCCACGGGCAAATGGAGCCTGAGAAGCTGGAGAAGCGCATGATGAAGTTCGTGAATGGGGAGTACGATGTGCTGGTATCGACTAACATCATTGAGTCTGGTCTGGACATTGAGAACGCCAACACCATCATCATCAACCGCGCCCACATGTTTGGCTTATCGGACCTGCACCAGATGCGTGGTCGCGTTGGTAGATCAAACAAAAAAGCTTACTGTTACCTGCTTACACCACCAGTAGCGGGCCTTCCTTCAGATTCGCGCAAGCGCCTGAGTACACTTGAAGAATTCTCCGACCTGGGCGAAGGCTTTAAAATTGCAATGCGCGACCTCGACATTCGTGGAGCTGGCAACCTGCTGGGCGGCGAACAAAGTGGTTTCATTACTGACCTTGGTTTCGAGATGTACCACCAGGTACTCGACGATGCTATTAAAGAGCTGAAGGAAACCGAGTTCCGTGAGCTGTTCTTGAAAGATAACCTGGCCGAGTTTATCGAACCTGTGCGTGAGTGTAATATCGAAACCGATATGGAGGTGCTGATTCCGGAGAGTTACGTAAGCAATATCTCTGAACGCCTGAATCTCTATAGCAAACTCGACAGCGTGAAGAGTCTGGAAGAGCTAGACAGACTCACGGCAAGTATAATAGACCGTTTTGGACCACTGCCAGAGGCTGTGCAGCAGTTGGTAGAGATCGTAAAGCTAAGATGGCAGGCACAGCAGCTCGGATTCGAAAAGCTAACGATCAAAAAGGAAACGATGAAAGGTTATTTGCCAAGCGAGAACAACGACAAATACTTCCAGTCAGACGTGTTTGGCAACATCCTGAAGTACGTGCAGCAGCACCCTCGCCGCTCACGCTTAAAAGAAGCTAAGGATAAACTAATCGTTATCGTAGAGGACATCCAGAATATAACTGACGCAAAAGAGGTTTTCGAGGGGTTTGGAGTGGCTGCCGTAACCTCTGTATAG
- a CDS encoding UDP-N-acetylmuramoyl-tripeptide--D-alanyl-D-alanine ligase: MQNNIEFLYQRYLECRHVSTDSRAAQDQSMFFALNGPNFKGAKFAEMALEKGAKYAVVDDPAMASDNVFVVEDTLQTLQDLARHHRRQLSIPIIGITGSNGKTTTKELIHAVLSQKFNTLYTQGNLNNHIGVPLTLLRIKPEHEMAIIEMGANHIGEIALLSSIAMPTHGMITNIGKAHLEGFGSLEGVARGKSELYVHLLEHGGTVFINTGNEHLMRMSRRIENKVTYPAQEDYYHSELLEASPYVVYKDEEGNVVHTQLVGSYNYENMAAAACIGKYFGVPLQKANEAIAGYSPVNNRSQVLKQDSNTIILDAYNANPTSMAAAVRNFGSMNAPKKVVILGDMFEMGAESETEHRTLGEVLNKQAFDTVILCGKDMKYAAEVNENFLYFETKPELQTWLRKNPVAESYVLIKGSRGMGLETLVEEL, translated from the coding sequence ATGCAGAACAATATTGAATTTCTATATCAAAGGTACCTGGAGTGCCGCCACGTAAGCACCGACTCTCGTGCAGCGCAGGACCAGAGCATGTTTTTTGCCTTAAATGGCCCCAACTTTAAAGGAGCAAAATTTGCAGAAATGGCCCTTGAAAAAGGAGCAAAGTATGCCGTAGTAGATGATCCTGCTATGGCCTCTGATAACGTGTTTGTGGTAGAAGACACACTACAGACACTACAGGATCTGGCTCGCCACCACCGCCGCCAGTTAAGTATACCAATCATTGGTATTACAGGCTCAAATGGCAAGACTACGACCAAGGAGCTTATTCATGCGGTGCTGAGCCAGAAATTTAACACTCTGTATACACAAGGCAACCTGAACAACCATATTGGGGTGCCGCTTACCTTGCTACGCATTAAGCCGGAGCATGAGATGGCGATCATTGAAATGGGCGCTAACCATATCGGAGAAATTGCGCTGCTTTCCAGTATAGCCATGCCAACCCATGGTATGATTACCAATATTGGCAAGGCGCACCTGGAAGGATTCGGAAGCCTGGAGGGCGTGGCCCGTGGCAAGAGCGAGTTATATGTGCACCTGCTGGAGCATGGCGGCACCGTGTTTATAAACACTGGCAATGAACACCTCATGCGCATGAGCCGCCGTATTGAGAACAAAGTTACCTACCCTGCACAAGAAGATTATTATCACAGCGAATTGTTGGAGGCGTCGCCTTACGTAGTGTATAAGGATGAAGAGGGCAATGTGGTGCACACGCAACTGGTGGGAAGCTACAACTATGAGAACATGGCCGCAGCAGCCTGCATCGGCAAGTACTTTGGTGTGCCGCTGCAGAAAGCCAACGAAGCTATTGCCGGCTATAGCCCGGTGAACAACCGCTCGCAAGTATTAAAGCAAGACAGCAACACCATTATCTTGGACGCCTATAATGCCAACCCTACCTCTATGGCCGCTGCTGTACGCAACTTCGGAAGTATGAACGCTCCCAAGAAGGTAGTTATACTTGGGGATATGTTTGAGATGGGTGCCGAGAGCGAGACTGAACACAGAACTTTAGGTGAGGTGTTAAATAAGCAGGCTTTTGATACCGTAATACTTTGCGGTAAAGACATGAAGTATGCGGCCGAAGTAAATGAGAACTTCTTATATTTCGAGACAAAGCCGGAACTGCAAACCTGGCTGCGCAAGAACCCGGTGGCGGAGAGCTACGTGCTGATCAAAGGCTCCCGGGGCATGGGCTTAGAAACGCTGGTGGAGGAGCTGTAA
- the rfbC gene encoding dTDP-4-dehydrorhamnose 3,5-epimerase: MQHRLFHIEGIIEFKPRVFRDDRGYFTETFSLKWFEPFGLSPNFVQDNQSVSKKGVLRGLHFQKPPHAQGKLVRVSTGKALDVAVDLRKGSPTFGQHTACILDAAEHNLLYIPEGFAHGFVALEDNTTFLYKCTDFYAPETEGGILWNDPALGIDWGVSEPLVSPKDEVLPLLQDFDSLF, from the coding sequence ATGCAACACAGACTTTTTCACATCGAAGGCATTATAGAATTTAAGCCACGCGTTTTTCGCGATGACCGGGGGTATTTTACCGAAACCTTTAGTCTGAAGTGGTTTGAACCTTTTGGCTTGAGTCCCAATTTCGTGCAGGATAACCAATCGGTGTCGAAGAAGGGAGTTCTTCGCGGGCTGCATTTTCAAAAGCCTCCACATGCTCAAGGTAAGCTGGTAAGAGTATCTACTGGCAAAGCATTGGATGTGGCGGTAGACCTTCGTAAGGGTTCTCCAACATTTGGGCAGCATACAGCCTGCATCCTTGATGCAGCGGAACATAACCTGCTTTACATACCAGAGGGCTTTGCACATGGTTTTGTAGCCTTGGAAGATAACACAACCTTCCTATACAAGTGCACTGACTTTTACGCTCCAGAAACAGAAGGCGGCATATTGTGGAATGATCCTGCCTTGGGAATAGATTGGGGAGTAAGCGAGCCGCTGGTGTCGCCGAAGGATGAGGTGTTGCCGCTGTTGCAGGATTTTGATTCGCTGTTTTAG
- a CDS encoding VOC family protein — MKRIALFAFSCCLIGFASHYAKAQSKPNIRLNHIAVYVHDLKTSTNFYENVLQLEQIPEPFHDGLHTWFTLGDAGQLHLIQGAPQNVKRDKNDHLCFSVESIEDFIAHLDKHKVNYSNWPGTAKAPTVRPDGVKQIYFQDPDGHWIEVNNDKLGR, encoded by the coding sequence ATGAAACGCATAGCTCTTTTCGCCTTCTCCTGCTGCCTTATAGGCTTTGCCAGCCACTACGCTAAGGCACAGTCAAAGCCAAATATCAGGCTTAACCATATTGCCGTTTACGTGCACGACCTTAAGACCAGCACCAATTTTTACGAAAACGTACTTCAGCTGGAACAAATACCAGAGCCGTTCCACGATGGGCTGCACACCTGGTTCACACTTGGTGACGCCGGCCAACTGCACCTCATACAGGGCGCGCCACAGAATGTTAAAAGGGATAAAAACGACCACTTATGCTTTAGTGTCGAGTCTATAGAGGATTTTATAGCACATCTCGACAAGCACAAGGTAAACTATTCTAACTGGCCGGGTACTGCCAAAGCACCTACGGTTCGGCCAGATGGCGTAAAGCAAATCTATTTTCAGGACCCGGATGGCCACTGGATTGAGGTAAACAACGATAAGCTTGGTAGATAG
- a CDS encoding uracil-DNA glycosylase family protein translates to MEELESLLAQVRACRICEEHLPLGPRPVLAASHTAKLLIVGQAPGTKVHASGIPWDDQSGKRLRQWLGLAPEVFYDESKVAIVPMGFCYPGKGKSGDLPPRPECARHWHQQLMTLLPDVQLTLLVGKYAQDYFLGHKAKPALTETVANWHEYLPQFMPMPHPSPRNQFWIRRNTWFETDAIPYVQQLVQSVI, encoded by the coding sequence ATGGAGGAGTTGGAGAGTTTACTAGCGCAGGTACGAGCCTGCCGCATCTGTGAGGAGCACCTGCCACTAGGGCCACGACCCGTTTTGGCAGCCAGCCACACAGCTAAGCTGCTGATTGTAGGGCAGGCACCAGGCACTAAAGTACACGCAAGTGGCATCCCTTGGGACGATCAGAGTGGCAAACGCCTGCGGCAGTGGCTCGGGCTGGCACCTGAGGTTTTCTATGATGAAAGCAAGGTGGCCATCGTACCTATGGGCTTTTGCTACCCAGGCAAGGGCAAGTCAGGCGACCTGCCGCCCCGCCCTGAATGTGCCCGGCACTGGCACCAGCAACTGATGACGCTCCTGCCTGATGTCCAGCTCACCCTACTTGTTGGCAAGTATGCCCAAGACTATTTCCTGGGCCATAAGGCTAAGCCAGCGCTTACCGAAACAGTAGCCAACTGGCATGAGTATTTGCCACAGTTTATGCCCATGCCGCACCCCTCGCCTCGCAACCAGTTCTGGATACGCCGCAACACTTGGTTTGAGACCGATGCCATACCTTATGTGCAGCAGTTGGTGCAATCTGTTATCTAG
- a CDS encoding response regulator has protein sequence MRQLNTILLIDDDETTNYLNHRLLSRLDAASDIRVVMNGEEALNYLEHAFASVEGYPRPDLIFVDIKMSVMDGFEFLEEYQKFTPEQKSNTVLLMLTSSASFYDLEKLKAFPDVRRHYSKPLAEADVREIFQEYF, from the coding sequence ATGAGACAGCTGAACACGATACTTCTGATAGACGACGACGAAACCACCAATTACCTGAATCACCGTTTGCTTTCTCGCCTGGATGCCGCTTCTGATATACGGGTAGTGATGAACGGTGAGGAGGCCCTGAATTACCTGGAGCATGCATTTGCCAGTGTAGAAGGCTACCCACGCCCGGATCTCATTTTTGTAGATATCAAGATGTCGGTTATGGATGGTTTTGAGTTTCTGGAGGAGTACCAGAAATTTACACCTGAGCAAAAGAGCAATACTGTACTGCTGATGCTAACCTCTTCAGCCAGTTTCTACGACCTTGAAAAACTGAAAGCTTTTCCGGATGTGCGCAGGCACTACTCTAAGCCATTGGCAGAGGCCGATGTACGGGAGATCTTTCAAGAGTATTTTTAG
- a CDS encoding amidohydrolase: protein MDLRVTIVQTELHWQDAEANRQMFSDKLAAAAPQTDLIVLPEMFTTGFSMNAESVAEEADGLTLDWMRQEAQKNQAVITGSVMVRESDKYFNRLYWVRPDGSFASYNKKHLFRMAKEHHTYAPGKERLIVELYGWKVCPLVCYDLRFPVWSRNSDNAYDLLLYVANWPKVRSQPWRTLLQARAIENLAYVVGVNRVGTDGNNHPYSGDSAIIHPKGYQLLETSEVEGIHTITLSKKELVDFREAFPAHLDADTFSLNS from the coding sequence ATGGATTTACGCGTAACCATTGTACAGACGGAGCTGCATTGGCAGGATGCAGAAGCAAACCGCCAGATGTTTAGCGACAAGCTTGCAGCCGCTGCTCCTCAAACGGACCTGATCGTACTGCCCGAGATGTTTACTACTGGCTTCAGCATGAATGCAGAAAGTGTGGCTGAGGAGGCCGACGGCCTTACACTTGACTGGATGCGACAGGAGGCACAGAAAAACCAGGCAGTAATAACAGGTAGTGTAATGGTGCGTGAGAGTGATAAATATTTCAACCGCCTCTACTGGGTGCGCCCTGATGGCTCTTTTGCCAGCTATAATAAGAAGCACCTGTTCCGTATGGCGAAGGAACATCATACCTATGCCCCAGGCAAAGAGCGCCTGATTGTAGAGCTGTACGGTTGGAAAGTATGTCCGCTGGTATGCTACGACCTGCGCTTCCCGGTATGGAGCCGCAACTCGGATAATGCATACGACCTGCTGCTGTATGTTGCCAACTGGCCTAAAGTACGCAGCCAGCCTTGGCGCACACTGCTACAGGCCCGCGCTATCGAGAACCTGGCTTACGTAGTGGGCGTGAACCGCGTAGGAACTGATGGCAACAACCATCCTTACTCCGGTGACTCAGCCATCATTCACCCTAAAGGCTACCAACTACTGGAAACAAGCGAAGTGGAGGGAATTCATACTATAACTTTGAGTAAAAAAGAACTCGTAGATTTCAGGGAAGCATTTCCGGCCCATTTGGATGCCGATACTTTTAGCCTGAACAGCTAA